The following DNA comes from Octopus sinensis linkage group LG5, ASM634580v1, whole genome shotgun sequence.
GAATAGTGAGCAGAGAAAATTCTCCACTGgatttgtgtaaatacattgaacTAAGAAACCAACTCAGTCTCAACTGAGCAGGTTTAAGTGACTGATGAAGTGCAAAGATGCAGAAATCCATGTGTCCTACAATCAAATCTGTATTATAGCCCAAAATACAAGTCTAGGTGGAGAATTTTCTCCTAGAAATATTTTTGCAGACAAATCTCTTTACCATGTCCAATTACACTCCAACTTGTTGCACACGACATATTGTATTCCACGCTGCTTGGTATGACATTATTGATTTAATATTTATCATTTCTATAATAACTTGATTTGCTCTTTATCTTATCAACTCTGGAAAAATAAAGGCACAATTGCTCTCTATGGAATTTGAAATACAACTTTATTACAGGATTTTTGTAAAAAATAGCTTAAATTTCATGTAAATTAGAGATTCGGTTTAgtgaacaaaataatagaaaaactgAGTGAAATTGCTTCTACAGCAATGCTTTTGCAATCATGTCTGATGATCTCTGGCTAAACATGCCATTTGGTCTGGGGAGTACAATCCGTTACTCCGTACCCCCCATCTTCTGGTTCTTAACTCCCCCACccctacttttttcttttttttccatttccttggtGAAGtggttatgttttttcttttcttgataaTTTGCTTTTTTACActgttaatgtttttttctttcttttcttcctgtaaaaatattttattaataaaaacaaagtctaatcccccccccccaaaaaaagacaaaaaatgacTGGAATACGTCGACAGTACCATTCTCTTAGATGTATCTCAAGAAAGAAAAATTCAGTTCAACTTTTCTTATTGTGGACACCAAATAATCTTTGTCCCAAAATGTGATTGCTTTGCCATGTCTGTGGACAGGTTCTTGTGCCGTAAAGGGAAGTGAAACAGGACTTCAGtctatctttaaccctttagccatATTCAGCCAAAATACTCTACCAAATCTGGCCCCTCACACTTtccatacaatgtcattcaaaaaataaactgccacatcatcagaatcttgaagctacaatattaattaattattaattttaaaaaatgcaaatgaGTAAGCagaacatttgacagaataatccaaatattaaagggttaatggGGGCCAcagacttattttattttactttccttctttttttttttttgttttgtaaattgcAAACCATCTCTAGTTTCTTTGGTTTCAAATATTCCTTTTGCTGTTTAAGGAATGATATATTTTGATGAGAAACatcttattttctgtttttgtaacaagtgaaccacaataataattattttgttgttgttgttgttattattattattattattattattattattattatattattattattattattagccaagtaaaaaagaaagctaATTGTGAAAATATACAGGTTATGTCTAATCTAATGCAAAAGCAACCAGTTTTCAAGTGAAGTCTACAGCCAGAGATATTTGTGAACTTTATTGATGAAATGCTTCTGaaagtaaagcaaaaaaaaaaaaataagttaaaaaaattatctaacagtaaaaatgatacataaaaaaatatttgaaaaagcaaccatttaacataaataaaaaaaaaaaaattttgtgcatGAAATATTTATTGGAAATGATTGCATTGAATTtggaaacaaattatatatttcctCTTTGGATCCCTTTTCAATATCATGAAAATCTTCCTGTTCTGTTGACACAAACCCaatttgtaaacaaaatattCTGTGATTGAATTATGCAAGATATTGAAAACTCAGCTTACATATTCATGTGGCTCttgtcaaatgtttttttttctaaattttaatcaGCAACATGTGactatctttttaattttctattaaatataCTTGTCTTGTCTGATGTGACTAAAAGCTTTTCCCCTTCTTGCTTATGCAATAATTGGATGTACATTtgcaattttataaacaaaattttataaataattttgatgTGTTCGTTTCCTTCTTAaattgactggcatctgtgctatcGGGTttcaaagagcaccatacgagtgtgatcgttgacagagtggctaaccagcttccgtgccagtggcacataaaagggcaccattcaagcgtgatcgttaccaaagtcgccttactggcacttgtgccggtggcatgtgttaaaagattcgagcgaggtcattgccagtaccgcctgactggcccccatgccagtggcacatgaaaagcacccactacactctcggagtggttggcgttagtaagagcatccagctgtagaaactctgccagatcaagattggagcctggtgcagccatctggtttgccagccctcagtcattcatccaaccaatgccggcatggaaagcaaatgttaaacgatgatgatgatgttaaccagactttttgtttttgtttctagtCTCACAGGATTACAAGAGTGTTTAAAGGAGCCAAAAGATCGATTTGTCGTTACCGGGGTGGGGGTGGATGAACCTCaaatgtttcttcatcttcttcttcttgatgagACTCTTTGAGGttgttttctatggttggatactcttcctgtcaccaacccttattattataatttttgtttcttatgtGAAGTATTTTAATTCCACCGGTCTTTACGTATTGAAACCTATAAGCTATGAGAAGTGTTGTTTATGGGAAATGGGTGTTAAGACTCATGGAAACAAACCTTCACATATGcatatcatcgttattatttaacatctgttcacGCTTTGATTAGATCTAATAAATTCAAGGACTGCATCACGTTCCACTCGTCTACcttggcaaggtttctgcagctggaggacacccttcctaacgccagacactttacagagtgtggatCGGGTGCTTTTCCATTCCACTTGCTGCACTGTTGACGTCTCCATGCAGCTTGTATGACTATGAACCCTAGGGGAGTCGGGGGACTCAGCTCCATGTTAGGTAACAaacaggcttctgtacagtttccgtgGTTGGTCTGTGGTTATAGctaaaagatacttgctcaaagttttttttttcatatctactctaggcacaaggattgaaatttttggggagggatgcactcgattagatcgacctagtatgcaactggtacttaatttatcgacccaaaaggatgaaaggttgcttaccaaccacatggtcccgggttcagtcccactgcgtggcaccttgggcaagtgtcttctactatagccttggaccgaccaaagccttgtgattggatttggtagacggaaactgaaagaagcctgttgtatatatgtatatatatatatgtgtgtgtgtttgtccccccaacatcacttgacaaccgatgctggtgtgtttacgttcccataacttagcggtttggcaaaagagaccgatagaataagtactaggcatccaaagaataagtcctggggttgatttgctcgactaaaggtggtgctccagcatggccacagtcaaatgactgaaacaagtaaaagagtaagagtaagtattttgcctggcgtgctaacatttctgccagtttgcctccTTGTTCAAATTGTCACATGAATGGATTGAACCCAGTGCTACACAGTTGCAACCCAGCCATGCCTCTGCCGTTCACAGTTTGATTTACCAAAGGATGCCCTCTAATGGCATGTTTACTTCCCAACTGGTTCTTAGCTCCAAAGGATCTGTTTCATGATTAATGTgtggtaacatcatcatcatcatcttttaacgtccgttttccatgccggcatgggttggatggtttaactgaaaACTGATAAGCCAGGGGGCTgcgccaggttccaatctgattcaacaaagttgctacagctggatgctcttcctaacatcaaccactctgagagtgtagtgggtgctatttatatgccactggcacaggtgccatctatgtgacactggcatcagccacaactacagaCTTGACTGGTCAacacaagcatggtatattgccaaGGGTCTTGACCCTCCTGAAGCCcaacgctcgaatggtgcttttttttgtggcactggcatgggtgccagtcagacagcattTCAGTCTTACTGTAGACTCACCTGTCAGTTACATCTAACCATGTAAAATCCGTACCTTTTAGAATGATTGGCAAATTGAATGCCTGGTAGAATAACACAGCATAATTATTGGGTGATAAATAAAGGCcaagtaagataaaaaaaacaaaaaaactcagtTCACAATATAGAGGAtattgttttcaagcaaggtaatatttccccatgacattGCTTGTATAACAGAGATACTCATTTGACAATTATCattcaatgtcaagacaaggagacacaaacatatatctcacacacacatgatgggcttctttcagtttccatccatgaaatccactcaaggttttgatcagcatgggactgtagtagaagacacttgctcatctCATGCCCAGAACACAAAAGCTGCACAACTATTAGATTATGCAAtgaaaccaaaatatttttaaatttttattttcttctctaggcacaaggcctgaaatgttgggggagggggccagtaaattaaattgactccagtatgcaactggtacttaatttatcaaccctgaaaggatgaaaggcaaagttgaccttggtggaatttgaactcagaatgtaaagacagatgaaatactgcttggcatgctaacgattctgccagcttgctgccctaatgaagccaaaatatttatttctttattgcccataaggggacttaacatagaggggacaaagaaagggatcaagttgattacattgaccccagtgtgtaactggtacttatttaatcaaccccgaaaggatgaaaggcaaagacaaccttggcggaatttgaactcagaatgtaatggcaggcgaaataccggtaagcatttcgcccggcgtgctaacgattctgccagaccaCCATCCTAAATGAAACCAAAATATTGAAAGCTTACCTGTCATGTGAGACTGTGAGCCCTCACAGTCCTTCTTATTACAGGTACCAACCTCTTCACACAAATAGACATCTACATCACCCCAAGATACAGGCattcagcaacaggacctctgtaatgctatgatggaccgtgaagtctggcgtagcatggtaaattccattgtctcgaccacggtcgaacaatgatgatgatgatcaggagggCCTCAGACAGgcataaaaaaaagcatattttaaaaatagcctcatcatcatttaatgtctgttgtccatgctggcatgggttggatggtttgacagggctggcacgctggaaggtggtactagactccagtctgatttgatagttttctacggctggatgcccttccgaacgccaaccactccgagagtgtagtgggtgcttttacatgccatttgtgtgacactggggtGTGTtgatgtgccactagcatgggattCCAATCTGCGTGACACCATTCATAGACAGCAGCACCAATCATTGCAACAGAACAGCAACCGTAACGTTCACAGTGAGCCCAGCTTTGTTCCTGCCAGACATTACAGAGTGGTCAGAATACAAAAGACCCAAACTGCAACACATGCAATTAAGCCCTGTAAGAATGGGCAGTAAATCTTCAACTGGACGGAGGTAAAAGATATCTACAACTGTGGATCACAGCTTGTCTGCCTGTGTGCCATAGATTTAGTTGAACAGGGCTGAAATAGGTGCTTGGCATCAGTGCACAAGGCTACCAAAGCAGTCAAGTTTTCAGGGGTTCTATCAAAGGCACAGGGCCACCAAATTTTGTGTAGGAGGAGAatcaatttaatcaaccccaagaagagtgaaaggcaaaattagcctttctttttcttttaccagtttcagtcatgagactgtggccatgctggagcaccaccttcaagaagttttagtgaaatgaatcaacccaagtacttgttttttttaagcTTGCCACTATTGGtcttgttttgctgaactgctaagttacagggacgtaaacacaccgacaccggttgtcaagcagtgatggtggtggagacagATGCAGACAGaggtgcacacacgcatatacagaaaGTTGAAGTTCCCTGCTAACCAactccatgtcaaaccgtccaacccatgccagcattaaatgatgaagatatacatacacacactgacaatgagcttcttacagtttgtgcctgccaaatccactcagaaggctttggtcagctcgaggctatagtagaagacacttgctcaaggtgccctgcagtggaactgaacccagaaccatgtggttgggaagcaaacttcttaccacagccatgcctggcCTCTGTAGGATTTGAAACTAAAATGTAAATTATGCCAGAtaatggcgttaggaagggcatccagctgtagaaacactgccagatcagaatggagcctggtgcagccccctggcttcccagaccccggtcgaaccatccaacccatgctagcatggaaaacggacattaaacgatgatgttgaatAGCTCTTCTGCTAATCCACTACCTTTATTCACACAATAATCACAAAATCAAAggattcaaattaaaaaaaaaacaattaaattttgttaattttgtttctatgttttttttatttaattcaaaacttatttttttttacacagtttTTCCTCAGTTATTGAAACTCAACTAAACAGTCTACTGGTCTCTATTTTTTAATAGGATATAATGGAGCTAAGAAAAACATGTCACAAAAAGTGATGcaccaaaatgaataattaaataattattcatttggttggaacaagtattttttctttactaatgCAACTTGGATGTGGAATTCATTCCACCAATGAAAAATTGCTAAGCAAAGCAGAAAGTAACAAGGGGACAAGGTTATGCCATATACACCGGGGTGCAAAAGTGGGTATacacttatgaaaaaaaaaaaaaaacccgtactatattcatttattttcataaaaaaaaaaaaaaagcctgagTTTTTCAGTGTCGTTAATCATAACTTTAATAATACTTTTAttgttaacttttaattttttttaataaaaataaatgaatattgtgtgtgtgtgtttttaaactgtatacctacttttgcaccatGCAGTATACAAAGGCAAATAAATGCTCACATCCTGTCATTCCTCAATACAGAGAAGAATTAAAGTAAAACGATTCTGCATTTGCTTTGGAATATGTTTACAATGAAGTTTATCCGAATACAGACAGgttattattaatgaaaattgTCTTCTTTGGAAACAAAAGTTAATGAGACATTTGTTACTCACAATATgcatttcaaatttaggcacagggccagcaatttcaggggcagtcgattatatcaaccccagtactcaaccggtacttcttttatcaaccctgaaagtcaaacatggcagaatttgaagaaatgttgctaaactTTTTCTCCTGATgcaataatgattctgccagctcaccattttaCTTGCTACTCACAAATATTAAGAGTTTTTATAAGCCATCTTATAAACATCTCATTGTAGTTATGTTTATGAAAACTGATCCATTCAGAAGTTCCAGGTTTACCAAAAGTAAAAtttgacaaaaatgaaaaaaaaaaaaaaaaagagagcaacAACTTGTTTACCATTTTGGTTTCATAATAGGATTGGATTATAGAACTATAAagggatacaaatatatgtatgtgtgtaaactatCAGTTTACCAGTTTTAAGTGAGGGCTGCCAAAGATAATCAGATTGACACAATTTCTGATAATTTGTGTGTTTTTCCTTTGTACAACATAGTTTAAAAAAAGTTACCCACTTTTGCATGTTTGCATGAGTGGAACAGTTTATTGTCAGAGCAATTTCTTTAGTAGTTAGATGCACTTTTTACTACAAACCATTTCTCTTTGATGTAGGAGTGGTCGAACCTGTTTTGTATCCATTCAGACAGAGTTAATTACCCCATTTAGGAGCACAAAACAATAACAGTAGTAACATCTGAACTACATGGGCATGTGGTCATTAATCCACCATGTTAACCTCACAACCATTTTACCTCAAGTTAGCAAATTAATAGAaaattatgacaaaaaaaaaaaaaaaaaaaaaaaaaagagagcaacAACTTGTTTACCATTTTGGTTTCATAATAGGATTGGATTATAGAACTATAAagggatacaaatatatgtatgtgtgtaaactatCAGTTTACCAGTTTTAAGTGAGGGCTGCCAAAGATAATCAGATTGACACAATTTCTgataatttgtgtgttttttcctTTGTACAACATAGTTTAAAAAAAGTTACCCACTTTTGCATGTTTGCATGAGTGGAACAGTTTATTGTCAGAGCAATTTCTTTAGTAGTTAGATGCACTTTTTACTACAAACCATTTCTCTTTGATGTAGGAGTGGTCGAACCTGTTTTGTATCCATTCAGACAGAGTTAATTACCCCATTTAGGAGCACAAAACAATAACAGTAGTAACATCTGAACTACATGAGCATGTGGTCATTAATCCACCATGTTAACCTCACAACCATTTTACCTCAAGTTAGCAAATTAATAGAaaattatgacaaaaaaaaaaaaatgttagaagtATAGCACTTGagagatgtatataaataactatgaaatgatatattaaaatttagAACTATATAATCAGTGAAGGAAATGCTTCGGAGCCACAGCTAGCCTTTATGAGTCCTAGTATGTTTTTTCAGTGTATCTTGTCTGGAAAATTCTTTCCCACACTGATCACATTTGtatggcttttccccagtatgagtTCTCATATGTACTTTAAGATTGAAGCTATTTGTGAACATTTTAGGACAAGCTTCACAATGGAACGGTTTATCGCCTGTATGAATGCGAATATGACGACGGAGCAGGCTTCGGTTGGTGAAGTTTttaggacagtggagacatttAAATAGACTCTCACCTGTATGACTTTTCAGGTGCAGCCCGAGAATATCCTGACGAGAAAATGTACGACTACAATAAACACAAGTGAACGGACGTTCCCCAGTGTGTGTTCTAATGTGACCCTGGAGGGTAGTCTTGTGTGAGAAGCATTTGCAACAATGGGGGCAGCTATAAGGACGTTCCCCACTGTGTACACGGCGATGGACACGAAGTCGGGAACTGCTGATGAATGCAAGTTCACAGGTAGGgcactgataaggtttctctcccgtatggcGCCGTAGATGGACATTAAGGTGAGAACTGACGGCAAATGTTCGGTCGCAGTAAGCGCATTCGTAAGGTCTTTCACCAGTGTGGGTGCGTGTATGCTCTTGCAGAGTGTCCGGTCTAGCAAATGTGCGTGGACAGTGGTTACAATGATAAGGACGTTCTCCGGTGTGTGTACGGGTATGTATCTTGAGGTTTGAGTTGGTGGTGAAAGTTTTAGCACAGAAGGTGCATTGGTAGGGCCTCTCTCCGCTATGTGATCGTATATGGATCTTCAACCTGAAGCCATATGCAAATGTCTTCAAGCAATGAATGCACTGATAAGGCTGTTCTGATTTATGAGAACGAAGATGAGTCGTTAAATCAGACTTACACGAGAACACACGATTACACTGATCACATCTGGGCAAATTACTTGTTACACTGTCCTCGCAATCTTTGTTGGATTCCATTTGGTTAGCCAGCTGATCGCTATAATCTTCATTGCTATTCGAAGCACCCTTATTATTGATGGCTTTTTCTTGGTAGCTTTGATCTTTGTTAAATTTACTAGTGTTGCCAGCATAATTAGGAATTGATCCAGCATTAGTATCCAAATTCTGAGCAAGATCAACATCAAGATTAAAATCAAGACCATGAGTTGGACTTGGATCAATATCTTGGTTGCCTGAAAGATCGGAAAGCGATTGATTTTGTGACGATAGATTCGACGGTTTTGCAATGTGTGATTTCAAATGTATTCTTAGACTGGTTGTGCTGGGGAAAACCTCCCCACAATAAAGACACacgcttctgttgttgttgttgttgctgttgttggtagcCATATTTCTGTCCATGTCATGATTCATGTCTCTGTACAAGTTTCGAGGGAGCAGATTAGAGTTGGTGTAGTCTGTGA
Coding sequences within:
- the LOC115211840 gene encoding zinc finger protein OZF-like, translated to MANNYNMNQTLPDGSNINYPLSLYGDNQRSQHLTDYTNSNLLPRNLYRDMNHDMDRNMATNNSNNNNNRSVCLYCGEVFPSTTSLRIHLKSHIAKPSNLSSQNQSLSDLSGNQDIDPSPTHGLDFNLDVDLAQNLDTNAGSIPNYAGNTSKFNKDQSYQEKAINNKGASNSNEDYSDQLANQMESNKDCEDSVTSNLPRCDQCNRVFSCKSDLTTHLRSHKSEQPYQCIHCLKTFAYGFRLKIHIRSHSGERPYQCTFCAKTFTTNSNLKIHTRTHTGERPYHCNHCPRTFARPDTLQEHTRTHTGERPYECAYCDRTFAVSSHLNVHLRRHTGEKPYQCPTCELAFISSSRLRVHRRVHSGERPYSCPHCCKCFSHKTTLQGHIRTHTGERPFTCVYCSRTFSRQDILGLHLKSHTGESLFKCLHCPKNFTNRSLLRRHIRIHTGDKPFHCEACPKMFTNSFNLKVHMRTHTGEKPYKCDQCGKEFSRQDTLKKHTRTHKG